Below is a genomic region from Jiangella gansuensis DSM 44835.
TGGCCGCGAGCTGCCGGGTTCACGCGGCACCCTGCTCGGTCAGTGCCTCGGCCAGTTCGTAGAGCGCGGTCGGGTCGACGCCGTCGGCCTGCCGGGGCAGCTCGTACACGGGCCGGCCCAGCCCGGTGACGACCTTGCGCTGTTCGCGCTCCAGCGCCACCCGTTCGGCGTGGTCGGCGGCCTCGCGGGTGAGGAGGTCGACGACGTCGCCATCGGCCGGCAGCCCGGCCGCTTGCAGCCCGCCGGCGACGATGTCGCGGTCCAGTTTGCCGCGGCGGGCGGCGGTCAGCTCCCGCGGACTCAGATGGGCCGGGCGGACCTGGTTGACGACTACGGCTCCGACCGGGATGTGCGCGGCGTGCAGGTCGGCGACGGCGTCCGCGGTCTCCTGCACGGGCATGTCCTCCAGCAGCGTGACCACGTGGACGGCGGTACGCGGACTGTGGATCAGCTCGGTGATGGAGGTGGCCTGCCGGTTGATCGGCCCGACCCGGGCCAGGGACGACACGGACGTGGCGACGTCGAGGAACCGGACGACGCGGCCGGTGGGCGGCGCGTCGAGCACCACCGCGTCGTAGACGAACCGGTCACCGGTGCGGCGTCGAGCGGCCTCGTACGCCTTACCGGTCAGCAGCACGTCACGCAGCCCGGGCGCGATGGTGGTGGCGAAGTCGACGAACCCCAGCTTGTCGAGTGCCCGGCCGGCGCGGCCCAGGCGGTAGAACATGTCGAGGTACTCGTGCATCGCCTCGCGCGCCTGGATGGCCAGCGCGTGTACCTCACCGCCGCCGGGGGCGGACGCGACTCGTTGCTCGGCATACCCCAGCGGGGGGACGTCGAAGAGCTGGGCGAGGCCCTGACGCTCCTCGACCTCGGCGACCAGGACCCGCCGGCCGCCGGTGGCCAGCGCCATGGCCAGCGCGCCGGCGACGGTCGTCTTGCCGGTGCCGCCTTTCCCGGTGACGACGTGCAGCCGCACGCCCTCCCAGTCACCCACGCCCCAGAGCCTACGTGACCGCCGGGACGTGCTGCGTGAAGGAGCGCACCGAACGGCCGTGCAGGAGCCGCTGCAGCGCGAACCCGGCCGACAGGGCGATGTAGCCGCCGACGGCGTCGAGCACGTAGTGGTTCGCGGTGCCGGTGATGACCACCAGCGTGAGCAGCGGATACAGGACGCCCAGGACGCGCAGCAGCCGGTGCCGGGCGAACATGACGATGGCGATGCCGCACCACATCGACCACCCGGCGTGCATGGACGGCATGGCGGCGTACTGATTCGTCAGGCTCTGCAGGTCGCCCGAGGTCACCGAGCCCCACGTCTCGTGGATGGCGACGGTGTCGTGGAACAGTCCTCCGGGCAGCAGTCGCGGCGGCGCCAGCGGGTAGAGGAAGTACCCGAACAGTGCCAGCCCGGTGGTGAAGGCGAGAGCCGTGCGGGCGGCTCGATACCTGCCGGGGTGCCGCCAGAACAGCCACACCAGCACCGCGCCGGTGACGGCGAAGTGCATGATCGCGTAGAAGTAGCTCATGGCCACCGCCAGCCATTCGGCGGCGTGGACGGTGTGGTTGAGCCACAGCTCGAAGTCGATGTTCAGGTTCTGTTCGGCGCGCCAGATGTCGAAGCTGCTGGCGATGGCGCGGGTCTGGTTCTCGGGCACCGCGTTCCGGATCATCGAGTACACGCCGTACGCGGCACCCAGCAGGGCCAGCTCGGCGATCAGGATGGGACGCCGAGGCGTCCGGACACGCCTCAGCACCCGCTGCCAGATGGACGGGTGAGGTGGAGCGGCGGCCGGCGCCGGTGGTACCGGCGCCGGCTGCTCCACTACGGATGGATGTGCCACCCCAAAATCCCCCAACTACCGGTTCAGGTCGTCGTCAGATCGCGCCGGCGGAAGCCGAGCAGGCCGATCCAGACGAGGGCGACCGCTAGCACACCCATTATGACGAATGCCGTCCCTGCGGGGTCACCACCTGGTAGGCCTCCGGCCGCGTCGAACGGCGAGATCTTCGTCACCCAGTCGGGGAACTGGAAGAATCCGCCCAGCATCCCGACGACCACGCCGTAGGCGACGACGGCCCACGCCAGCGGTAGTGCCCGCGGTAGGAACCCGACCAGAGCCACCGCGAGGGCCGCGACGAACCAGATCGCGACCGTGTGCGCCAGCGCGGCGCCGAAGTACTCGGGGAAGACGCTGCTGTCCCCGAGCGATGCCGCGGCGGTGATGCCGAGGCCCAGCCCACCCACGAGGATCAGCAGCAGGCTGCCGGCGAGGGCGATGACGAGGTGGCTTGCGGCGAACCGGACTCTGCCGACGGCGGTGGCGAGCACCGGCTCGGCCCGTCCGGCGGTCTCCTCACTACGCAGGCGGGTGACGGCGATGATGGCGTAGGCGGCGGCCAGCACCGCCATCAACTGGATGATCATCGCCATGAAACCCTCGATGATCGTCTGGCCGGTGCCCTGTTCGAGCATGTCGGCGATCGTGGAGTTGTCGTTCACGAACTCCTCGATCGACGACGTCAGGCCGCCGTAGCCCAGGCCGAACATGAACAGGCCCACGGTCCAGCCGATCAGGTTGCCGCGCTGCAGCCGGATCGCCAGCCCGAGCGGCGTCGACAGTCTCCCGCCGGCGCGCTCCGGCCCGGGCTTCGGCCGAACTAGGCCGGCGCCGACGTCCCGGCGGCTGGTCAGCGCGAACGCGACAGCGACCAGTGCCACCGACACGGCCAGCGCGATCAGCAGCGGCCACCAGCGGTCGTCGACGTAGACCATGGTGCGTTGCGCCCAGCCGATGGGCGACAGCCAGGACAGCGCCTCGCTGCCCACGTCGCCGATGGCCCGCAGCGCGAACGCGGCGCCGAGGGCGGCCGCAGCCATCCCGGAGGCGGCCCGGGCGTGCTCGGTGACCTGTGTGGTCACCGCGGCGATACCGGTGAAGACCAGCCCAACGGAGGCGGTCGCGGCACCGAACAGCAGCGAGCCGGACGCAGACAGTTCGTCGAGGGTGGCCGGCATCAGCAACGCCAGCAGGGCACCGATGACCAGGTTCGCGCCACCCACGACGACGATGGCCGCCGTCGTGCCCGCGTGCCGGCCGAGAACCCCGGCCCGCAGCAGCTCGGAGCGGCCGGTCTCCTCTTCGGCGCGGGTGTGCCGCACCATGAGCAGGATGCTCATCAGCGCCACGGCGATGGCCAGGAAGCCCAGCAGCTCGTTGGCGGTCATGGCGCCGTAGGTGTAGTCGTCCTTGCCGTACGCCGGCCCGGTCAGCGCGACGGTGGCCGGGTTGTCCAGCAGGTCCGCGCGGGCCTGCCGGTCGGCAGCCGTGGGATACGTCTCCGGGAACGTCGGCAGGCTGCCGACGACGGCGAGCACAATCGCGCCGATCCAGATGGGAAGCCGGACACGGTCGCGCCGCAGGATGAAGCGGATGAGAGTGCCGGTGCCCGCGAGCGTTCCGCCGCCGCGCCGGGCGGCGGCGTGCTGACGCGGCCCTCGTTCGGCGGTGGCGACGCTCACGTCGACGCTCCCGCCTCGGCCGCTGCCTGCTCAGCGGCGAGCTCGTCGCCGTAGTGCCGCATGAACAGTTCCTCGAGTGTGGGCGGCTGGCTGACCAGCGACTCGATGCCGAACTCGGTGAGGCGACGGATCGCGGCATCGATGTTCGCGGTGTCGACGTCGAAGTTCGCTCGCGTGCCGTCGGCGACCAGGTCGTGGATGCCGGGCAACTGCTCCAGCCCGCTGACCGGGCGGGAGGTCTCGACGGCGATCGACGTGCGGGTCAGGTGTCGCAGCTGGGAAAGCGTGCCGCTTTCGACGATCTTGCCGGCGCGGATGATGCTCACCTTGTCGCAGAGCTTCTCCACCTCGGCGAGGATGTGGCTGGAGAGCAGCACCGTCTTGCCGTCGTCCTTCCACTCGTCGATGCACTCGGTGAACACGGCCTCCATCAGCGGGTCGAGGCCGGACGTGGGCTCGTCCAGGATGAGCAGTTCGACGTCGGAGGCAAGCGCGGCCACCAGGGCGACCTTCTGCCGGTTGCCCTTGGAGTACGTGCGCCCCTTCTTCGTCGGGTCGAGGTCGAACCGTTCCAGCAGGCTCTTGCGGCGCTTCTCGTCGAGTCCGCCGCGCAGCCGTCCGAGCAGGTCGATCGCCTCGCCGCCGGACAGGTTGGGCCAGAGGTTGACGTCGCCGGGCACGTAGGCGAGCCGCCGGTGCAGGGCGACGGCGTCATGCCACGGGTCGCCGCCGAGCAGCTGGGCGGTGCCGGAGTCGGCACGCAGGAGCCCGAGCAGGACGCGGATGGTTGTGGACTTGCCGGCGCCGTTGGGGCCGAGGAATCCGTGGACTTCGCCGGTGGACACGTGCAGGTCCAGCCCGTCCAGGGCGCGGACCGTTCCGAAGGTCTTCACCACGCCGGCGACGTCGATCGCTGTCGTCATGCGACCGACACTACACAGTCTTCACACTTTTGTGAATCTATTTAAGTCCGTTATGGTCATGGCGTGCGTGAAGGGGGTGGCATCGGCATGAGCGGGAAGAGCGACGAGCCCGGCCGGGCGCACGAGGAGGCCGTGCTCCGGTTCGTGGAGCGGTTCGCCCTGCTGTTCGCCGATTCGGGACTGCCCCGCATGCCGGCTCGGGTGATGGCGTACGTCCTGACCGCGGACGCCGATGCGCACACGGCCATGGACCTGGCTCGAGGGCTGCGGGTGAGCCCGGCCGCCATCTCCGGCGCCGTCCGGCTGCTGGTCGATGTGAGGCTGCTGGTCAAGGAGCGGGTGCCCGGTGGTCGTGTCGACCAGTACCGCCTGCACTACGACGACATCTGGGCGACATTGGTCGGGCGGCAGCTCCCGGTCTTCGATCGCTACGAGGAGGTGTTCACGGAAGGCTTGGGTTCGCTCGCACGGGACCGTCGGGGCGCCCGGCGGATCCGGGAGACCCGCGAGTTCTTCCGGTTCTACCGAGCTGAGCTGCTCGAGATGAACGAGCGTTGGACGGCCCGGTCGCGCGCCGTCACGAGCGAGCGGCGACCGGCTCCGGCGACACCGCCGGGGTGACCGGCCGGTTGCTGCCGCGAGCCAGCAGCACCACTCCGGTGCCTGCGACGACGGCCGCGAGCGCGGCCACGGTGACGGTGCCCGCTCCGCCGCCGAGCCGCTCGCCCAGCAACCCGATGCCGATGGTGGCCGCTGCGACGGGGTTGACGATCGTGGCGGCCGCCAGTGGCGCGCCGAGGCCCCCGCGGTAGGCCGTGCGGGCCAGAGCCAGGCCGCCTCCGGCGAAGACCACGACGACGATGCTGGCCGGGTTGAGCAGGCCGGTCCAGCCGGTGTCGGCCACCCGGATGGTGACCGTCTGGGCCAGTGCCGAGGAGACCCCGAAGGTCACCCCCGCGGCGAAGGCGTAGAGCAGGCTGCGGCGAACCGGGCGCAGGTGCATCCGGCCGGCCGCAACGACGGCTGCCAGGACCAGGAGGACGACTGTGCTGGTGAGAATGCCGATCTGCGGGGAGGTGAGTTCGCTGCGCGGCCGGGTCGGCGACGTGAAGAGCAGCAGCCCGGCGATTCCGGCCATGCTCAGGCCCATGCCGACCCACTCGCGCCGCACGACGCGCCGCGTGCCCAGGGCGGCCGACAGCATGAGCGCGAAGGCGAGACTCAGCACCCCGAGAGGCTGGACGACGGTGAGCGGACCGAAGTGCAGTGCGCACACATGCAGCGATGCCGCCGCGGCGGTCAGGGCGAGGGAGGACCACCAGTGGTGGCGGGCGACCATGCCGAGCGCGGCGACGGCATGCAGGCCGGCGGCCGCGATGGCGAAAGCCACGGCGAAGCCCACGATGCTCACCGCCATCCCGTCTCGGCAGTCCGATGCGGGGAGCGCCGGTCACTCGGCGGCGGCTCCCACCCCCGAAAATGTAACGGCCCGCGGCCGGTGCGCGGCGGCACACCCCCGGAGGTC
It encodes:
- a CDS encoding phosphatase PAP2 family protein produces the protein MAHPSVVEQPAPVPPAPAAAPPHPSIWQRVLRRVRTPRRPILIAELALLGAAYGVYSMIRNAVPENQTRAIASSFDIWRAEQNLNIDFELWLNHTVHAAEWLAVAMSYFYAIMHFAVTGAVLVWLFWRHPGRYRAARTALAFTTGLALFGYFLYPLAPPRLLPGGLFHDTVAIHETWGSVTSGDLQSLTNQYAAMPSMHAGWSMWCGIAIVMFARHRLLRVLGVLYPLLTLVVITGTANHYVLDAVGGYIALSAGFALQRLLHGRSVRSFTQHVPAVT
- a CDS encoding ABC transporter permease; this encodes MSVATAERGPRQHAAARRGGGTLAGTGTLIRFILRRDRVRLPIWIGAIVLAVVGSLPTFPETYPTAADRQARADLLDNPATVALTGPAYGKDDYTYGAMTANELLGFLAIAVALMSILLMVRHTRAEEETGRSELLRAGVLGRHAGTTAAIVVVGGANLVIGALLALLMPATLDELSASGSLLFGAATASVGLVFTGIAAVTTQVTEHARAASGMAAAALGAAFALRAIGDVGSEALSWLSPIGWAQRTMVYVDDRWWPLLIALAVSVALVAVAFALTSRRDVGAGLVRPKPGPERAGGRLSTPLGLAIRLQRGNLIGWTVGLFMFGLGYGGLTSSIEEFVNDNSTIADMLEQGTGQTIIEGFMAMIIQLMAVLAAAYAIIAVTRLRSEETAGRAEPVLATAVGRVRFAASHLVIALAGSLLLILVGGLGLGITAAASLGDSSVFPEYFGAALAHTVAIWFVAALAVALVGFLPRALPLAWAVVAYGVVVGMLGGFFQFPDWVTKISPFDAAGGLPGGDPAGTAFVIMGVLAVALVWIGLLGFRRRDLTTT
- a CDS encoding GbsR/MarR family transcriptional regulator translates to MREGGGIGMSGKSDEPGRAHEEAVLRFVERFALLFADSGLPRMPARVMAYVLTADADAHTAMDLARGLRVSPAAISGAVRLLVDVRLLVKERVPGGRVDQYRLHYDDIWATLVGRQLPVFDRYEEVFTEGLGSLARDRRGARRIRETREFFRFYRAELLEMNERWTARSRAVTSERRPAPATPPG
- a CDS encoding ABC transporter ATP-binding protein: MTTAIDVAGVVKTFGTVRALDGLDLHVSTGEVHGFLGPNGAGKSTTIRVLLGLLRADSGTAQLLGGDPWHDAVALHRRLAYVPGDVNLWPNLSGGEAIDLLGRLRGGLDEKRRKSLLERFDLDPTKKGRTYSKGNRQKVALVAALASDVELLILDEPTSGLDPLMEAVFTECIDEWKDDGKTVLLSSHILAEVEKLCDKVSIIRAGKIVESGTLSQLRHLTRTSIAVETSRPVSGLEQLPGIHDLVADGTRANFDVDTANIDAAIRRLTEFGIESLVSQPPTLEELFMRHYGDELAAEQAAAEAGAST
- a CDS encoding DMT family transporter, which produces MAVSIVGFAVAFAIAAAGLHAVAALGMVARHHWWSSLALTAAAASLHVCALHFGPLTVVQPLGVLSLAFALMLSAALGTRRVVRREWVGMGLSMAGIAGLLLFTSPTRPRSELTSPQIGILTSTVVLLVLAAVVAAGRMHLRPVRRSLLYAFAAGVTFGVSSALAQTVTIRVADTGWTGLLNPASIVVVVFAGGGLALARTAYRGGLGAPLAAATIVNPVAAATIGIGLLGERLGGGAGTVTVAALAAVVAGTGVVLLARGSNRPVTPAVSPEPVAARS
- a CDS encoding ArsA-related P-loop ATPase — translated: MGDWEGVRLHVVTGKGGTGKTTVAGALAMALATGGRRVLVAEVEERQGLAQLFDVPPLGYAEQRVASAPGGGEVHALAIQAREAMHEYLDMFYRLGRAGRALDKLGFVDFATTIAPGLRDVLLTGKAYEAARRRTGDRFVYDAVVLDAPPTGRVVRFLDVATSVSSLARVGPINRQATSITELIHSPRTAVHVVTLLEDMPVQETADAVADLHAAHIPVGAVVVNQVRPAHLSPRELTAARRGKLDRDIVAGGLQAAGLPADGDVVDLLTREAADHAERVALEREQRKVVTGLGRPVYELPRQADGVDPTALYELAEALTEQGAA